One genomic segment of Mesoterricola silvestris includes these proteins:
- a CDS encoding MaoC/PaaZ C-terminal domain-containing protein, which translates to MNTGTTASYTRVLLQADFDRFARLSRDDNPIHVDPAFAATSHFGATVAHGMMLYGCIAKALGELIPGPGAVQLEQTLMFPNGTHTLEPITVSLAVEGEAGGILDIATLVTKPGPGGAPVPSATGRTRVAPLDVAVPRLDLPDAAPEPGDEAFYGLRLGDSVGETRTFTLADLEEYGDLTGDRNPLFRDDAYARDRGFEGRIIPGPLLGGMFSDLLGTRLPGRGTGWMKQSLRYPAPAYPGEALTATVAITRLRAAKELVNLSTRVTAPGGRVVCDGEALVLVRNLENKG; encoded by the coding sequence ATGAATACCGGAACCACGGCCTCGTACACGCGGGTCCTCCTGCAGGCGGACTTCGACCGCTTCGCCCGGCTCAGCCGGGACGACAACCCCATCCACGTGGATCCGGCCTTCGCCGCCACCAGCCACTTCGGCGCCACCGTGGCCCACGGCATGATGCTCTACGGCTGCATCGCCAAGGCCCTGGGCGAGCTCATTCCCGGCCCCGGCGCCGTGCAGCTTGAGCAGACCCTCATGTTCCCCAACGGCACCCACACCCTGGAGCCCATCACCGTGAGCCTGGCCGTGGAGGGCGAGGCCGGCGGGATCCTGGACATCGCGACCCTGGTCACCAAGCCCGGCCCCGGCGGCGCCCCCGTGCCCTCCGCCACCGGGCGCACCCGGGTGGCGCCCCTGGACGTGGCCGTGCCCCGCCTGGACCTGCCCGACGCCGCCCCCGAACCCGGGGACGAGGCCTTCTACGGCCTGCGCCTGGGGGATTCCGTGGGCGAGACCCGCACCTTCACCCTGGCCGACCTGGAGGAGTACGGCGACCTCACCGGGGACCGCAACCCCCTCTTCCGGGACGACGCCTACGCCCGGGACCGGGGCTTCGAGGGCCGCATCATCCCCGGCCCGCTCCTGGGGGGCATGTTCTCGGACCTCCTGGGGACCCGGCTCCCGGGCCGGGGCACCGGCTGGATGAAGCAGTCCCTGCGCTACCCCGCCCCCGCCTACCCCGGCGAAGCCCTCACCGCCACCGTCGCCATCACCCGGCTCCGGGCCGCCAAGGAACTGGTGAACCTCTCCACCCGCGTCACGGCCCCCGGTGGCCGGGTGGTGTGCGACGGGGAGGCCCTGGTCCTGGTGCGCAATCTGGAAAACAAGGGCTGA